In Diabrotica undecimpunctata isolate CICGRU chromosome 4, icDiaUnde3, whole genome shotgun sequence, a single genomic region encodes these proteins:
- the Paics gene encoding bifunctional phosphoribosylaminoimidazole carboxylase/phosphoribosylaminoimidazole succinocarboxamide synthetase, whose protein sequence is MASVKEIGGYKLGNLIIEGKTKQVFDVPSVPGHCILLSKDRITAGDGVKAHDLAGKSVISNKTNGKVFEILTKVGMKTAYVKSVADNAFLSKKCDMIPIEWVTRRLATGSFLRRHPGVKEGFRFTPVKHETFFKDDANHDPQWSEEQIISAEFKVNGLLIGKHEVDLMTKTSILVFEILEKVWATRNCALIDMKIEFGVDDQGNLLVADVIDSDSWRLWPSGDKRLMVDKQVYRNLTTVTDKDLDTVKRNFEWIVDQLDHLIPPNNHLVVIIMGSPADKDHCNKIKQHCEDLGLNVEIRVASAHKTTDYALEIVSYYEGLNIPLIFIAVAGRSNGLGPVLSGNTDYPVINCPPGSRDDLSRDIWSSVNVPSGLGCSTVIYPETAALCAATNIAMTNYIVWSRLRLRRLGYFESLPKADKAMRS, encoded by the exons ATGGCTTCAGTGAAAGAAA ttgGAGGCTACAAATTAGGCAACCTAATTATTGAAGGAAAAACCAAACAGGTTTTTGATGTACCCTCTGTGCCTGGTCACTGTATTTTATTAAGCAAAGACAGAATCACTGCTGGAGATGGTGTCAAGGCTCATGACTTGGCTGGAAAATCTGTTATCTCAAATAAAACCAATGGAAAAGTTTTCGAAATCTTGACAAAAGTTG GTATGAAGACTGCCTATGTAAAATCAGTAGCTGACAATGCCTTCCTTTCCAAAAAATGTGACATGATTCCCATTGAATGGGTTACTAGACGTCTGGCTACAGGATCATTCTTACGCAGGCATCCAGGTGTTAAGGAAGGATTTCGCTTTACTCCAGTCAAACATGAAACTTTCTTTAAGGATGATGCCAACCACGATCCCCAATGGTCTGAAGAACAGATCATTTCTGCTGAATTCAAagttaatggtcttttgattG GAAAACACGAAGTAGACCTAATGACTAAAACATCAATCCTAGTTTTCGAAATTCTCGAAAAAGTATGGGCAACAAGAAATTGTGCACTTATAGATATGAAGATAGAATTTGGAGTTGATGATCAAG GAAACTTACTGGTAGCTGACGTTATAGACTCTGACTCCTGGCGTCTTTGGCCTTCTGGAGACAAACGTCTGATGGTAGACAAACAGGTCTACAGAAATCTAACAACAGTAACAGACAAGGATCTGGACACAGTAAAAAGGAACTTTGAATGGATTGTCGATCAGTTGGATCATCTAATTCCTCCCAACAACCATCTTGTGGTCATTATTATGGGCAGCCCCGCAGATAAAGATCATTGCAACAAAATCAAGCAACACTGCGAAGATCTAGGTCTTAATGTTGAGATTAGAGTAGCGTCAGCACACAAAACTACTGATTATGCTCTTGAAATAGTGAGTTATTACGAAGGCTTAAACATTCCTCTTATCTTCATCGCTGTAGCTGGACGATCAAACGGTTTGGGCCCAGTTCTCTCTGGAAACACCGACTATCCCGTTATTAACTGTCCACCTGGATCACGAGATGATTTGTCCAGGGACATTTGGTCTAGCGTTAATGTACCTTCGGGTTTGGGATGTAGTACAGTCATCTACCCAGAAACTGCAGCTCTTTGTGCAGCGACTAACATCGCTATGACTAACTATATTGTCTGGAGCAGATTGCGTCTTAGAAGGCTGGGATATTTCGAGTCCTTGCCAAAGGCCGATAAGGCAATGAGAAGTTAA